In a single window of the Streptomyces cinnabarinus genome:
- a CDS encoding DUF1707 SHOCT-like domain-containing protein, translating into MSGEISPTGKGSGPGLDPSPELRASHADRDRVVDVLRIAAGDGLLTAEELDERLEVALSARTLSELAVLTADLPAVSTADGVAAEVAEPKDVVRIDQVFSGAVERTGRWVLPRRLELAVTWCDVTLDFTEAVITQDTLRIDVAMAGKSLTLVTRPGVEVDVDGLALLHCKLKQRHVRASPDTPVTLRVELVGQKAHGKVVVRPPRRTLWQWLLRRPASLPAGG; encoded by the coding sequence ATGTCGGGAGAGATTTCGCCCACCGGGAAGGGCTCAGGCCCCGGCCTCGACCCGTCGCCTGAGCTGCGAGCCTCTCACGCGGACCGGGACCGGGTGGTGGACGTGCTGCGTATCGCGGCGGGGGACGGCCTGCTGACCGCGGAGGAGTTGGACGAGCGCCTGGAAGTCGCCCTGTCGGCGCGGACGTTGAGCGAGCTGGCCGTGCTCACCGCCGACCTGCCGGCCGTGTCGACCGCCGACGGTGTCGCGGCAGAGGTGGCGGAGCCCAAGGACGTCGTCAGGATCGATCAGGTGTTCAGCGGCGCGGTCGAGCGCACCGGCCGCTGGGTGCTGCCGCGGCGGCTTGAGCTCGCGGTGACCTGGTGCGACGTGACGCTCGACTTCACCGAGGCGGTGATCACGCAGGACACCCTGCGGATCGATGTGGCCATGGCGGGGAAGAGCCTGACGCTGGTCACGAGGCCGGGCGTCGAGGTCGATGTCGACGGCCTGGCCCTGCTCCACTGCAAGCTCAAGCAACGCCACGTACGGGCGTCCCCGGACACGCCGGTCACGCTGCGCGTGGAGCTGGTCGGTCAGAAGGCCCACGGCAAGGTGGTGGTGCGGCCCCCGCGTCGGACGCTGTGGCAGTGGCTGCTGCGCAGGCCCGCGTCCCTTCCCGCAGGTGGTTGA
- a CDS encoding GNAT family N-acetyltransferase — MQVAVEAWSHADQKRFAYIARFDDELVGMGELHVRSRPQRQGEIACIVHPRVWGRGVGTAIGRQLLARGFEGLGLHRIYATCKPTQSRVVSGARQARYDV; from the coding sequence GTGCAAGTCGCCGTCGAGGCCTGGTCGCACGCCGATCAGAAGAGATTCGCCTACATTGCTCGGTTCGACGATGAACTCGTCGGCATGGGGGAGTTGCACGTTCGTAGCCGTCCGCAGCGTCAGGGCGAGATTGCATGCATCGTGCACCCGAGGGTCTGGGGGCGTGGCGTGGGCACGGCGATCGGGCGACAGCTGCTGGCGCGGGGGTTTGAGGGGCTCGGGCTCCACCGGATCTACGCGACCTGCAAACCCACGCAATCGCGCGTCGTCTCGGGTGCTCGGCAAGCTCGGTATGACGTATGA
- a CDS encoding VOC family protein has translation MTSRFTELAVDCHDPEGLAAFWCEVLDFKVIDRSEGKVEIGSWVPTVEEVRARQMPPTLLFVRVPEGRTLKNRLHLDVSPIDRSTEDEVTRLIGLGATKADVGQGSDSNWEVMADPEGNEFCVLRTLAP, from the coding sequence ATGACAAGTAGGTTCACGGAACTGGCCGTTGACTGCCACGATCCGGAGGGACTGGCGGCCTTCTGGTGCGAGGTCCTGGACTTCAAGGTGATCGACCGGAGCGAAGGCAAGGTCGAGATCGGCTCCTGGGTGCCGACCGTTGAAGAGGTTCGGGCCCGCCAGATGCCGCCCACCCTGCTGTTCGTACGGGTACCCGAGGGCAGGACCTTGAAGAACCGGCTTCACCTCGACGTCAGCCCGATCGACCGCAGCACAGAGGACGAGGTGACCAGACTGATCGGCCTCGGGGCCACCAAGGCGGACGTGGGCCAGGGCTCGGACTCCAACTGGGAGGTCATGGCAGACCCGGAGGGCAACGAGTTCTGTGTCCTACGCACCCTGGCGCCGTAG
- a CDS encoding histidine phosphatase family protein, which yields MTSKATRYLYLTRHGEATSDESRLTDAGRRQAALLGERLRGVPLTAIHHGPLARAEQTARLVGEELDGIPLRSSSAAGDYIPYLPTREELPPEAADTWVKFLDQFPAEEREQGPALAAAALAQFTGPVPGDETRHELVITHNFLVGWLVRAALAAPKWRWLGINHANAALTVIRYAPDRPPSLLLFNDTRHLPAELRWTGFPQELHV from the coding sequence GTGACGAGCAAGGCCACCCGCTACCTCTATCTCACCCGGCACGGCGAAGCCACGTCGGACGAGAGCCGGCTGACGGACGCGGGCCGCCGCCAGGCCGCCCTGCTCGGGGAGCGGCTCCGTGGGGTCCCGTTGACGGCGATCCACCATGGGCCACTCGCCCGCGCCGAACAGACCGCCCGGCTGGTCGGCGAAGAGCTCGACGGCATCCCCCTACGAAGCTCCAGCGCGGCCGGCGACTACATTCCCTACCTGCCGACACGCGAAGAACTCCCCCCAGAGGCAGCCGATACCTGGGTCAAGTTCCTGGATCAGTTCCCTGCTGAGGAGCGCGAGCAGGGACCCGCGCTCGCGGCGGCGGCGCTCGCGCAGTTCACCGGCCCCGTCCCCGGCGACGAGACGCGCCACGAACTCGTCATCACCCACAACTTCCTCGTCGGCTGGCTCGTCCGAGCCGCCCTCGCCGCGCCGAAGTGGAGATGGCTGGGCATCAACCACGCCAACGCCGCCCTGACCGTCATCCGATACGCGCCCGACCGCCCCCCGTCGCTCCTCCTCTTCAACGACACCCGTCACCTCCCCGCGGAGCTCCGCTGGACCGGCTTCCCGCAGGAACTCCATGTCTGA
- a CDS encoding VOC family protein — protein sequence MAIQRMDNVGIVVDDMDAAIAFFVELGLELEGRTEVEGLVADQCTGLDGVHCDIAMVRTPDGHSRLELAKYRSPAAVSAGPRNQPHNILGTHRVMFAVDDIEDTVARLRPHGAELLGKIARFEDSYLLCYVRGPEGIIIGLAQQLR from the coding sequence ATGGCGATTCAGCGGATGGACAATGTGGGCATCGTCGTCGACGACATGGACGCCGCTATCGCGTTCTTCGTGGAGCTCGGTTTGGAGCTGGAGGGCCGGACGGAGGTCGAGGGCCTCGTCGCCGATCAGTGCACCGGACTCGACGGTGTGCACTGCGACATCGCGATGGTCCGTACTCCGGACGGTCACAGTCGGCTCGAGCTGGCGAAGTACCGCAGCCCGGCGGCTGTCAGCGCCGGGCCGCGCAACCAGCCGCACAACATCCTGGGCACGCATCGCGTGATGTTCGCCGTCGACGACATCGAGGACACCGTTGCCCGACTGCGCCCGCACGGCGCCGAACTCCTCGGCAAGATCGCCCGGTTCGAGGACAGCTACCTGCTCTGCTACGTCCGCGGCCCGGAGGGCATCATCATCGGACTGGCCCAGCAACTGCGCTGA